Genomic DNA from Halorussus rarus:
CAAGTACAACGACCTCGCCCGCCAGGAGGGCGCGAACGTGCTGGTCGACCGCGAGGAGCTCGACGACGACGAGATCCCCGAGGGCCACGAGGACGGTTTCTGGGTCGGTCCGTTCGTCTACGAGGTCGACTACGACACCGACCTCCGGTGCATCAAGGAGGAGGTGTTCGGCCCCCACGTCGCGCTCATCGAGTACTCGGGCGACATGGACCGGGCCATCGAGATCCACAACGACACGCCCTACGGGCTCGCCGGCGCGGTCATCTCGGAGGACTACCGCCAGATCAACCAGTTCCGCGACGAGGCCGAGCTCGGCCTGGCGTACGCCAACCTGCCGTGCATCGGCGCGGAGGTCCAGCTCCCGTTCGGCGGCGTCAAGAAGTCCGGCAACGGCTACCCGAGCGCCCGGGAGGCCATCGAGGCGGTCACCGAGCGGACGGCCTGGACGATGAACAACTCGAAGGACATCCAGATGGCACAGGGGCTGTCCGCCGACATCAAGACCGAGAGCGACGATTAGACCGCGGGACACATCGTCGGGTGGTCGAGTACGTCTAATCGCCGTTCCCGCAGAATCCGACGATTGAACAGCGAGGTCCTCGTGGCCGAGCAAATTCAGCCATAACGTTCGCAGATTCGACGACCGAGCTGTGGTGTCTTTTCGGCGTACGCACTCACTCTCGCTCACGTTTCGAGCGACGATCAGACTCGTGCCACAAGTCGCCGAGAAGTTCCGGAGCAGGGGACCGCCCGGTCACGAACAGCCGCAGTCGCCCGAACAGCCGCAGTCCGAGGCGCCAATTGCGTCCGGGCCGCGCAGGAAGAGGATCGCCCCGGCGACCAGACCGAGGCCGCCGACCGCGATACCGGACACCGTTCCGACGGCCGGAACCGAGACCGGTTCCGGGGGAACCAGCGTGCCGACGCTGAGACCCACGACGACGCCGGCAATCATCTTGATTGTTCTCGCACTCGCGATCGCGTTCCTGATTCGGTTCACGAGGGATGGTAGCGCTGAATCGACTGTAAACGTTTTCAGAACGGCGGTTCTGTTCGTTGAGCGTCACTTATCCCGGCCGTCCGATGTCCTCAGACCACACTGCGTTCCGTCTGGACGACCTGAAGGCGGTCGTCGAGGACTACCCGCAACTGTTCGCCATCGATCTCGTACGGGACCGCGACCGACACCGGGTCCGTTCCGACGACTTCGATGCTCTCTCTCGCCGCGGCGATCGGGTCGTTCCACCAGCGCGAACGCGCCGCCTCCCGGCCGTGCTCGGCGAAGAAACCGACGACTTCGGGCGCGGTCACCGCGACGTTCGCGGGGTGACCGGCGAGACTGGTCGCACACTCCTCGCACGCGAGCACCGCGTACGACTCCAGACACGACAGCGGGTCGCCGCCGCAGCTGTCGGCGACCGACTCGTTGTGCCCGAGCCGTCGCTCGATTCGACCGCCGCAGCCGTGACAGACGCCGCGACGCATCACGGCGATCTTGTGGTGCCGACGCCGGTAGACCGCGTCGAGCAGTTCCGACTGCGAGCGGACCTCGACCCCTCGAGTCGGGAAGTGCGCGGCGTCGAAGAGTCGCTCGCGGCCCTCGCACTCGACGATGAGCACGTGGTCGGGACGGTACGACGCCGCGAGCCGCCCCTCGCACTCGGGACAGTCGCCGACAGGGAACGGGTCGACGGCGAGTCTGTCGGTCAGCGTTCCGGCGACGAACGCCTGGTGGAGCATCTGTCCGGGAAGACTGAGACCGTAGCCGTCGTCGCCTTTCTCGACGAACGTCCCGACGAGCTTGTCCAGGTGGTAATTGAACCGACCGCTGTCCTCGACGCCGGTCCGCTCCATCAACTCCGTGAACGTCAGGGCGTCCGACGTGGCGGGGTCGGCCGACCGCGCCTCACCGAGTTCGAGAACGATGGTCGCGCGCGTCGGTTCGCCGACGATGGAGAGCGCCTCGTCGAGCGAGAGCGACGCCGCTCGCTCGGGACCGTTCCCGAGGTCCGGCGACTCACGGTCGGTGCTGCTCGCGTCGTTCGACATACCTCGGTGTTCGAGCGGGGGCCTCTTCGGTGTTCTGTCGGGCGGGAGCGACGACGGGACGACGAGGCGAAGAAGGGCGGGGCGAAAGCGAGTTCAGTCGACGTAGCGCAGCAGCTTCGGCCCCTCGACCGCCATCACGAACGAGACGCTGAGCATCATGAACGTCACCGTGAGCAGGCCGTAGAGGTCCTCGGTCCCGAAGTGGGTCGCCGGGGCGGTGCCGAGCCAGTTGCCGGCGATGGCGGCGCTGCCGACCACCGCGGTCCAGAGGAAGTAGCGGCTCCACTGGTGGGAGGGCCGACTCTGTCGGGGTTCATCGACGTCGAGGAAGCGGCGGAGCCGGTCGGGGTCGGCGGTCAGTCTGACCGTCCGCTCGGCGGCGTCGTAGGTCACGACGTCGTTGTCGCTCAGGCGGGGGATGTGGGTCTGGTAGAGCGAGGAGTACACCTGCTTGCGCTGGCGCGAGGTGAGGTCGGCGACCGGCGTGTCGTTCTCCCACGCCGCGATGCGCGCGCTGAGGTCGGTCAGGGTTATCTCGGGGTCCTCCAGCAGGTGGCGGAGGAGTCGCCGCCGCCGGGAGTTGCCGAGCAGGTCGAACATCGTCTCCCGGGAGGGGCCGGTCGGGGCCTCCTCGCTCGCGTTCTGTACGCCGGTTCGAGTCGTCGCGTTGGCCATCTGTCCGTTATGTGGCCATTATCTTACAGCGTAATTAATATTCGGGTCTTGACTCTTGTGGCCGCGAGACGACCGAATAGCCCCGTTTCGGTCGAGCGACGGCCCAGTGCGGCCGATAGTAAACTGTGGAAAACGAGAGAGGAGTTTGGTCCGAGTCCGCGTCCCGCGTCCGG
This window encodes:
- a CDS encoding DUF7351 domain-containing protein; its protein translation is MSNDASSTDRESPDLGNGPERAASLSLDEALSIVGEPTRATIVLELGEARSADPATSDALTFTELMERTGVEDSGRFNYHLDKLVGTFVEKGDDGYGLSLPGQMLHQAFVAGTLTDRLAVDPFPVGDCPECEGRLAASYRPDHVLIVECEGRERLFDAAHFPTRGVEVRSQSELLDAVYRRRHHKIAVMRRGVCHGCGGRIERRLGHNESVADSCGGDPLSCLESYAVLACEECATSLAGHPANVAVTAPEVVGFFAEHGREAARSRWWNDPIAAARESIEVVGTDPVSVAVPYEIDGEQLRVVLDDRLQVVQTERSVV
- a CDS encoding DUF7344 domain-containing protein; this translates as MANATTRTGVQNASEEAPTGPSRETMFDLLGNSRRRRLLRHLLEDPEITLTDLSARIAAWENDTPVADLTSRQRKQVYSSLYQTHIPRLSDNDVVTYDAAERTVRLTADPDRLRRFLDVDEPRQSRPSHQWSRYFLWTAVVGSAAIAGNWLGTAPATHFGTEDLYGLLTVTFMMLSVSFVMAVEGPKLLRYVD